In Episyrphus balteatus chromosome 4, idEpiBalt1.1, whole genome shotgun sequence, the sequence TCATGGGTCACAATGtaataaaacacaaataaatatttaaacaataataaaaagcaaaaaagactTAAGGACATTTACAATTATAAGACAACCAAACCTGTGTAGCACtgtacaagattttttttatttaaaaaaagaaaaggataaaattgttgCCTTATTTTCATACACATACACACAGATAGACTAACTTAATTttattacatgttttttttattaaatttaagaatttagtttttaagattGTTTTAAATCTTGccttaatgtattttatttcccTCCCGAGACGACAATGTACGTaattaagttttattattattattttttttcccaatgtaaatgttaagttttcttttttctttgaattttctgcaaaacaaaaattatgaatgCAGGAAAAGAAGAAGGGAATAatgttttatattataaatatatatattttctttgattataagtttaaaagatttaagaagagaaaattttgattgaagaaACGTGTGTATATAtcgatttatttaaataaaatatctttttttataaaacaaacaaaaaatgttttttgtttgactATCTGCTAGGAGATAGTAGTTTTTTAATCAATCCGACGTGCTACAATTTGTGAAACTatttttgaagataaaaaatCTTATcttttttggttaattttttgtaaagcaaAAATTGAATGGTCAAACAGATATTCTATAAAATTATAAGGAAGCAACGAAAAAGAAACTGAACTATCTACATGTTTCGACCAACGATATGTACGATAGAATACCTTTGCTCAAAATTCGAATCTGAAATGCTGAGGAGAGAAAAGTTAATTGTTAACAAGTGTAGTTGTCGCAACaatgcaattaaaattttgcacatCAAAGagaaaaaactacgaaattttCAACAAGTGCTAGTTGGCAGTTTTTAGAGTTCTTTGAAAACTTGTCAAGTAAAACTTGTCATTAAAATTGTGTGGGAAGTGGCTCTCGGTGAAATTTTCGGaaatatatgtatatcaaagaaaaattaatagtttaaaaataaaaaacaatgttcaattttttttatttcttaaatttttttgggctagttttaaaaaaaagtacttgaaaatttttaaatgtactaCCTTATGAACATTGagaaagaacgtttgtcaaaatgtctttttcattaagaaattcacactacaaaaaatgcagcatcgaagcataataccaccTATATAACTGACTTTAACCATCATAAGATCCATTATGACATACTTATAAAATATGCGTAGTGCATCGTCCTCCCAATCGCTAGGGCGTGAGTTCAAGTCTATAATAAACAAGTCTATCAACTCacttaaaaagtttaaatgacctcaactccatatttgtttaattgaattatcgctccgcttaaaaataaaaataattttcttttttttttcctttctttacAAGTCTATCAACTGCAATTTTACTTTGAAATAAGGTTTGATCGTTAAATTATAGTTAGTTGTATGCTAgttttaggtgttttttttagcagtgacttagtccactttcataattaaggctATGAGAATAATAGTGGCGTTAACCATAACATTCAGTTTTGAGCTACGAGAGATTTAAGAAAcagggttttttaaaacaacacttttATGAGTGCCATCTAGTTTTGAGTGTAGCTAGCTgcataaatctttttttgtattaaaatagatATATTAATAGacccatttttatgaaaaactcatttttgaaaaaaagtgggtaACGCTACTattctgcccataatctcgtaaaggccctaactacacttttcttacttctgagttatagagggaaacactaaatctaatatcgcaatttgcatataaaaattaaaaaatcaaaattacattttgaattttatgaattatttgaagacctaggccaaaaaaataaatgagaataaatcagaaaaataactccaaatatgcaaaaaaatataaatcggaAATTTTCTAGTTAGGGCCTTTaggagattatgggcagtattgtTCTCATGGCCTCAATTATGGGCACAGATAGCTTTAACTTTTCCAATCATTAGGAAAATACGATAGAATCGTAAAACGATTGAAAACCATTTTAAGATCTTTGGTTGCCGTTGATAGACTTTCATATCTAATTATGTACTTAAAAATAACTCAATACTTCCTCTTAAGTCTAGAAACCACAAGAACAAAATGCGACTAATAatcgaattaatttttttcctttagtGTAGTAACAACAACAATGATAAACCATATtcaataattagtttttaattgtgcatttacatacatttaaatttctttcaaatatttaataaaaatggcgCAAGATCTTAAACAATTTAGGAaaatgctaaagccattttagtaagttactaagtcaAAAAGCAGTCAGTAACTGACTAAAATGGTcttagcattttactaaatcgtttaaaattttgcgccaatgcatttttaaataaaaggttgttggggaattcacaaaaaaaaaaacgaaataaacaCTATTCTAATTTAATCAAAGAAAAACGCTAGtaggtataattttgttttcatacatTATCATTATTTTACCAAAAAGAACTGAACCATTTtcgaagtttttaaaaaaatcagcagAAAAACAACTTACTCCAGAAACTAGGATACATGTTTCTTAAAGAAGTCATTTTTTTCCAAGACTCCgtcgtttttgtttaaatgaattTGATGAAGAAGATGATTAGTTACTATTTCCTCTCCTTGAAACATTCCTTCATGAAATGCCGGAAAATTAGGTATATCACGTAGAAACAAACTGCAaggcaaaaaaattgattttgcccaaaaaatacaaaaaaccatttgtttttttttttttacaaaaaaatgtattttattgttTATGTAAATTATGTTAAGTTTTATATTTCTACTTGGCCACATACAAATTGTGGAATGAATTACattattaaatagttttttcttaatttcaatcttttacaacacaaaatttatgtttttttcctattttttgtatttaatttaaccCACTATTTGGGTATAAAAGAgtagaaaattctaaacaaactattacttaaaaacgaaaggaagaaattaataaaaaaataagaaaactgtcGACGTCATCTAAATGAAGTACCTAAGAACGGTTGTATTTTCCCCAAATGTGTAGCATGAACACTGAAGCGATGAAAAGCAGTGACATTACAAGAACTGGAACTGGTCcactaaaatttatataaaatcaagaatttaattaaacatttaattatTTGATGGTTATGTTTCTACTACTTACACTTTAATACCGGGAGAATCATCAGTATAGAATCGCCACATACCTCCGGAGCCAGCTCCACCTGTGGTGCGACTTCTGGCAGCAGTTGTTGTAGTTTTCCTTTGTTTAACATTGCTTCCACCAGCAGCACTGCTTCTGGGGGCAGATAGTTTGCTTGGGGAACGGCTTCCAGTTCCAACGGAAGTTGCACTAGCAGGAGCAGGCTGCAATATAAAGTGAAAGGTGGTTAAAATTTGGGTTGAATGGAATTCGTTTGGGTGAAAAGTCGGTCAACCAAATAgatttcacattttttcatattaaattgaataattttttattaaattgtttaatgatttctttttattaccattttattagattattttaattaaaaaacaattattttattttattatttttgtgatgaaaagtattttttttcttttccacaCTAAAAGCCAAACCACGCACGACCacttttgagaataaaataaaatgacagTTCTTCCACGTAGACGAAGTAAAGTGAAGTTTGTGTGGAACGTTGTCGATAAAAATAACCCACGTAGATGAACGTCATCAAGTTTTGGGATGAAATTTGGGAAATTTGCCTTCAAGTTGATAAGGGTGTGTGGTAagatgaaaaatttattaagtcaGCGTTTACATTCGATGATTTTTTCCAATAATGATTTATCTTTAAGCCTGGTActctgctcgcgctaaattttagccgagataaaattcccatacaagttatcgataatttgtatgggatccattttatctcagctaaaatttttcgataatttgtatgggagctaaaatttagcgcgagcagcgtaccaggctttatcaAGAACACATTGCATTTGtgaataattgaaatttaatcgCTATTACACACCTCAAATATAACTATCTCCATAAAGGcataactacatacaccactttttgaaaaagtacaaaagtgaaaagatttttattctggctatcgcaattgttttttaataaagagtatacaaattgttttttagaccaaaaaataagctttctgcatcatttattttaattttccagcccgaaaaactatacaaaaatgcgtttgaaaattttcacttatgtactttttcactttttgagccaatgtagttataccttaaagcTTTAAGCAAGAAGTGCTCAAACGTCAAACTGTTCACTTTGAAGACACTCTAATTTGTGTTTCTAGTTGTGTTCACCGAGGTTTTTttagatcagaacaggacaggacagcgcagtttcgtgagaaacgtcagaacaagttagaacagtcatttaaacgtcagttgtcaaaataaaaaaaaaaacaacaaattgtgaattatatgaattttttgcatatcggttctcgttagttttatctatttttttttgtgtttttactgcggaatatataattaaaaattttgttgtagttataaaaaccacgaatacccgagaaatattcgcataattaaatcaaaacaaaaactaaaaatgacagctttgattttgacacttctcacgaatctgttctaacctgattTGACTTAAGAGCAAGAACAGAATAgcctgttctaaactgttctagatttgtcaatgaacagcaaactagaacagttcagcacagaaaaaaacTCAATGACGGTGTTCACATTGGCCTCAGTCAACCGACTCATTTTGACGtctttgtgttttttctcaCTCGCTCTTTATGGTGAGAAAGAGATGGCGAAGTGAGGCAGaaattttaaacagatttaaaaatttttggaacatttttggcatttgaagtttcccaaTCTTGCCTTAGGGTTggagcgagaaaaaaaatatttttttttttacattttcctttgTGTTATGTCAACGAAACTACgttatacataaatattttgaaataaagttgcAAACTCGTGTTTGATTTCCTGAAATAAACAATTAAGATGAGTAATTGGAATAGAGTTCAAACGACACATTTAATTAAGTTATACGAACAGCACCCCGTGTTGTACAATTCGCAGTGCGAGGATGCACTAAACCGCATAAAAAAGGTTTATGCATTCAAGAGCATCACGGAGGAGCTCAAAATATATCGACCTGAATCAACATTAGAAGAcattaaaagcaaaataaaaactctTAGAAAGCAGTACTTTCGTGCAAGGAATGCGgtatataaatacaaataaaagtgGGGCAGGAGTCCAAGATTTATACACGCCAAAGCTCTGGTGCTACGATGAGCTTAACTTCTTGGACCAATTCCTAAAGTCAACACCTTCAGTTTCAAATATTACACAGgtaatttttacttgcaatatagATTCTATATGATGTTTTGACAAACGTCAAAATGAATGTGGAGTGTTCACACTACTTTTGTGTCTGAACACGACGCGACGGTGTGGCCTTACGTAAAAATGAGTCGGTTGACTGAGGCCAATGTGAACACCGTCCAGGACAGGACAGTACAGCCCGTCAAgaaaacgagtccgacctcggtccgaatcggctccaacgtgagtccgacctcgactacgaaacgggtcccacggCCGGCGGCTCAAATtcgtatggaaattataatcaccgcaaAGCCGATTGCATAATATGTATGGGTATTTTCActacgatttctccttcgactttgtgttcatacacaaagagttgcaagtgtgtgagtgcaacctcgtttttcgcgttttgaggtcggagtgtcttttctgaactcggttttcttgcttgaagggtagtgCTCATAATTGTAAAACAGTTTTGTTATGGTGTGAACCAACTAAGTGAATTTCTGTGAgtgagaaataataataataataaataattcaatCGAATGTACCTgcgtacacatttttttaaatgcattttagtaaaaaaaaatcaaatttcataatttttgtttccttagAAAAACCAGTTaggtatattttattatattatactacggggtgtcccaaaagtaatatttcaaataatttgtttttacaattctttcactaaaacattgcccaATGATTAGGAACAATTACCTAattaagcaaaatattttttatttcttactcTATTTTAGTCCAgattaattaacatttttaagttttttaaaaactcaatttcttacttatATTTGAGAGCAGCACCgcgaaaaatttttgtatggtgtgacgatggtttattattttaacaaaataaacaatctgatttcaacaaaacaggggttttcagagaaaaaaaaaaaaacaaaaataaataattttctcgaactgtttgtttatttctacatttttgctctgaaaaaccctgttttattaaatacaaattgtaatatctttccgCCTAtattcaactttggaaacttttatacttttttaaaaacggtaATAACAGTACTTATGAGTACCctaaaacggcaaaaatttcaaaaaaaaaaattttttaaattaaaatttttgatttatacacaaatttttgaatgcaatatttgaaaagaattaaaaaccaataaaactgca encodes:
- the LOC129920055 gene encoding protein transport protein Sec61 subunit beta; protein product: MPAPASATSVGTGSRSPSKLSAPRSSAAGGSNVKQRKTTTTAARSRTTGGAGSGGMWRFYTDDSPGIKVGPVPVLVMSLLFIASVFMLHIWGKYNRS